A genome region from Phocoena sinus isolate mPhoSin1 chromosome 16, mPhoSin1.pri, whole genome shotgun sequence includes the following:
- the LOC116741397 gene encoding LOW QUALITY PROTEIN: voltage-dependent anion-selective channel protein 1-like (The sequence of the model RefSeq protein was modified relative to this genomic sequence to represent the inferred CDS: inserted 1 base in 1 codon; deleted 1 base in 1 codon): MVVPLTYADLGKSARDVFTKGYGFGLITLDLKTKSENGLEFTSSGSADTETTRVTDGLETKYRWTEYGLTFTERWNTDNTLGTEITVEDQLARGLKLTFNSSFSPNTGEKNAKIKTGYKREHINLGCDVDFDIAGPSIRGALVLGYEGWLAGYQMNFETXKSRVTQSNFAVGYKTDEFQLHTNINDGTEFGGSIYQKVNKKLETAVNLAWTAGNSNTRFRIAANYQIDPDACFLAKVNNSSLIGLGYTQTLKPGIKLTLSALLDGKNVNAGGHKLGLGLEFQA, encoded by the exons ATGGTTGTGCCTCTCACGTATGCTGATCTTGGCAAATCTGCCAGGGATGTCTTCACCAAGGGCTATGGGTTTGGCTTAATAACACttgatttgaaaacaaaatctgaGAATGGACTGGAATTTACAAGCTCAGGTTCAGCCGACACCGAGACCACCAGAGTGACGGATGGTCTGGAAACCAAGTACAGATGGACCGAATATGGTCTGACGTTTACGGAGAgatggaacactgacaacacacTAGGCACGGAGATTACTGTGGAAGATCAGCTTGCACGTGGCCTGAAGCTGACCTTCAATTCATCCTTCTCTCCaaacact ggggaaaaaaatgctaaaatcaAGACAGGGTACAAGCGGGAACATATCAACCTGGGCTGTGATGTGGATTTCGACATTGCCGGCCCTTCCATCCGGGGTGCTCTGGTGCTGGGTTAtgagggctggctggctggctacCAGATGAATTTTGAGA CAAAGTCTCGAGTGACCCAGAGCAATTTTGCAGTTGGCTACAAGACCGATGAGTTCCAGCTTCACACTAATATAAATGATGGGACAGAGTTTGGTGGCTCCATTTATCAGAAGGTGAACAAGAAGTTGGAGACTGCTGTTAATCTAGCCTGGACAGCGGGAAACAGTAACACTCGCTTCAGAATAGCAGCCAATTACCAGATCGACCCTGACGCCTGCTTCTTGGCTAAAGTGAACAACTCCAGCCTCATAGGGTTAGGATATACTCAGACCCTAAAGCCAGGTATCAAACTGACACTGTCAGCTCTGCTGGATGGCAAGAATGTCAACGCTGGTGGCCACAAGCTTGGTCTAGGACTGGAGTTTCAAGCATAA